The genomic interval TAATTAATAATGTCATCAATCTTTTGACGAGGGTTTGCTTCACAAAGCTCTTTAATAAGTTCTTCAAACTCGGTTCTATTTTTCATCAACTTATCAAAAATCAACCTCTCTTTCTCCTCTTCAGGTCCTGTAGATAAGGACTTAGCATAAGCTCTTTTTAACTGTCTCAAAAATTTGAGAAAATGTTTGTTTCTTTGCAAGTCCTCAAAATACTGCTTTATTTTACGCATCCCTTGCGTCTCTTTTATCTTGATTTCTTTCATTACTTCTTTATCCATACTTTACTTTAGTTTACATTATTTATCAACATATATTCATTGATAAATTTCGTCAAAAAGCTATAATTGTTATATGAGTGCGGACACTAAAAAAGTAACAGCTTTGTCTGTTGCGGAATACTTTATAGACAGGGCAAACAAGGAAAAGAAGACCATAACTAACAAAAAACTCCAGAAATTGCTTTATTATGCTCAAGTCTGGTCTCTTGTCCTAAATAAAGAAAAGCTCTTTCCTGAAAGAATAGAAGCTTGGGTCCATGGACCGGCAGTCCCAATAGTTTATAGAAGATTTAAGAGTTTTGAATTTAACCCCATTCAAATAGACACATCTTCTGCTTCTTTTGATTTCTCAAAAAGACAATCAGATTTACTTGATAGTATTTGGTCTGTGTACGGGAAATATAACGCTGAATACCTTGAAGCTCTAACTCACTCCGAATTACCTTGGCAAGAAGCTAGAAAAGACATCTCTGTTTCAGAATCTTCAAGCAACATAATTAGTCTTACTACAGCACAGAAGTTTTATGCAGGAAAACTCAAGACAAAAACTTCCAACTAATGTAGCCGGTTTAGATACCGAACACAGCAAAATATCACAGGTTGTTGCTGTATCAGATGCCCTGAAAGATTATGAGAACGAAAGGGTTACTTTTAGCTTTGAACCCTATAACAGTAATCAATGTCGTCTCGGAAAGCTTGATAATACAGAAGCTAAAAAGTTAACAAGAGAACTGAAGAAAATATCTTTGACCATGACTAAGCATTTTAGGCACCAAAATGCCTCAA from Candidatus Woesearchaeota archaeon carries:
- a CDS encoding DUF4065 domain-containing protein, with the protein product MSADTKKVTALSVAEYFIDRANKEKKTITNKKLQKLLYYAQVWSLVLNKEKLFPERIEAWVHGPAVPIVYRRFKSFEFNPIQIDTSSASFDFSKRQSDLLDSIWSVYGKYNAEYLEALTHSELPWQEARKDISVSESSSNIISLTTAQKFYAGKLKTKTSN